From the genome of Miscanthus floridulus cultivar M001 chromosome 10, ASM1932011v1, whole genome shotgun sequence, one region includes:
- the LOC136489506 gene encoding uncharacterized protein, translated as MEAINVQNVKAQLRYLISFTGRDETGEARFFAYDDEAYKMIQRDCESVMNPLAPRDALPQPLQKIINSTFLLSVDLTNDSCKSTKYKQYQVKAVLARPPKQSEIDIISMSQYEEENATNASTNIDSPQHPSEVLLIESGTQQTPVPALDTDKETCKHDDTRSSAVHPGAQRNLFGHPDSTNKHDDVQNDEEDQTINDLKRLAAQDVSSSKTKSKKARSLSEGRAGKNGNADDLGALAISLDQPVPVAIACDDVLGTEQTVQVLLQWLTDSDSAF; from the exons ATGGAAGCTATAAATGTCCAAAATGTCAAGGCACAACTACG GTACCTAATATCGTTCACAGGAAGAGATGAAACAGGTGAAGCTAGATTCTTTGCTTATGATGACGAAGCCTACAAAATGATTCAGAGAGATTGTGAATCAGTGATGAACCCATTAGCTCCACGAGATGCCTTGCCTCAGCCATTACAGAAGATCATTAATAGCACGTTCCTGCTCTCTGTTGATCTTACTAATGATTCATGCAAGAGCACAAAATACAAACAATACCAGGTCAAGGCTGTTTTAGCAAGACCACCAAAACAGTCTGAAATAGACATTATTTCCATGTCTCAGTATGAAGAAGAGAACGCAACAAATGCCTCTACAAATATCGATAGTCCACAACATCCAAGTGAGGTGCTTCTGATTGAGTCAGGAACACAACAG ACTCCAGTACCAGCTCTTGACACTGATAAAGAGACCTGTAAACATGATGATACCAG ATCATCGGCAGTTCATCCCGGTGCTCAGAGGAACCTATTCGGCCACCCAGATTCGACGAACAAG CATGATGATGTTCAGAACGATGAAGAAGACCAAACCATCAACGACCTTAAGAGACTTGCTGCACAGGATGTTTCATCGTCGAAGACAAAATCCAAGAA AGCAAGGTCTCTCTCTGAAGGCCGTGCTGGAAAGAATG GTAACGCCGATGAT CTTGGAGCTTTAGCAATCAGCCT GGATCAGCCTGTACCTGTTGCTATAGCCTGTGACGACGTGCTCGGAACAGAGCAGACTGTTCAG GTACTCTTGCAATGGCTCACCGATTCAGATTCAGCGTTCTGA